The following coding sequences lie in one Drosophila sulfurigaster albostrigata strain 15112-1811.04 chromosome 2R, ASM2355843v2, whole genome shotgun sequence genomic window:
- the LOC133838315 gene encoding uncharacterized protein LOC133838315, with the protein MLPRITVVLIVFCGYLLFTDCSETVRSKRAKRPRAPVPVNFEPEPQQDLENEESGSQEKDVPEIPDNFLSPSVREYLELGKSIPGRPGVDYPILSAVPYTNFYCDEQAYPGFFADMETRCQGWHYCDIDGRQASFLCPNGTQFSQAVFVCDWWFNVRCDLSPRLYAINARLYQRPKVNPTRPHRIITKQLVEDIFT; encoded by the exons atgttgcccaGGATCACCGTTGTGCTCATCGTGTTTTGTGGATATTTACTGTTTACTG aTTGCAGCGAAACGGTTCGATCGAAGCGAGCGAAAAGACCACGTGCGCCAGTACCCGTTAACTTTGAGCCGGAACCGCAGCAGGATCTGGAGAATGAGGAGAGCGGCAGCCAGGAGAAGGATGTACCGGAAATACCCGATAATTTTTTGAGTCCTTCGGTACGCGAATATCTGGAGCTGGGCAAGTCCATACCCG GTCGACCCGGCGTTGATTATCCCATACTCTCGGCTGTTCCCTACACAAACTTCTACTGCGACGAACAGGCCTATCCCGGTTTCTTTGCGGACATGGAAACGCGCTGTCAGG gTTGGCACTATTGCGACATTGATGGACGTCAGGCTTCGTTTCTTTGCCCCAATGGCACACAGTTCTCTCAGGCGGTCTTTGTCTGCGACTGGTGGTTCAATGTGCGCTGCGATCTCTCTCCCCGACTGTATGCAATCAATGCTCGTCTCTATCAGCGCCCAAAGGTGAATCCGACGCGACCACATCGCATCATCACCAAGCAGCTGGTCGAGGATATATTCACCTAA
- the LOC133839597 gene encoding RING finger protein 17-like: MVMVQILHVQHPQDFHVMWHKDGEKYEAKQTELQHVMNGMSLANLEPIYMGRLHMACVLQWEGQWHRARIEEMLPDGYVVVRFVDSGIKQKLYWDMLLMLPKELWHPEFAIKCCLADVEPLQKHSYAWTKAGIDAFKQLTSNPKLIMEVISVRDNVAHVALQFTCSGRDNTNVAALLVAQGHCLSNGESSKVRELTVVNQPPIDADTRKLIELTKKEFKDVEQPKPDDKLAPTIQRSEIEVLHVVSPSEFYVNLKQFMIGLAELKKSVQNAAVAMNETEGHSLQTDWEPGNMCYIWVKAKADMNVFWHRGKIISVADETDVEDKYNVQLCDIGELVEMVPASSLLPIDDAMALIANGALRCQLYGISAKDGAWSPKAIQFFKAQLVAYDLLYVTGHGRDGDCANVNLWGSFIVISGPFSPERTTFVSINEELVKNGWAVKDGNKHYDLPEHFASLNTITMMDTNNFDDDEVLVDLEKVDRLNAVTPVMFGTLPDQSFDYSDEMPPLQLLENFNDKTPTTGCNEAPLAWRTPRDCKKSIFTALPTYVNYQCEIYLSLSTDKPFNKHMCELLAVHFSLEFQNQVPGTYVVGQPVVVRYHLDQKFYRGIVQSKISSKGEYRVYYVDYGNVEKTLPADMIPFAPFPHLNAMCFRIALDGMRPKEHKYDLNTMDVLHNAVVMKLCSIRVMESKAPNGLPLCQVKVDNEDVVTMMVSNGWVLRKTSHDKQEVALPRPKMLESFKMFDELQQLGEVNNNTTVQPPPAKKKYTMQNQQMQHFECDEDFDCKEEALQQLQMSINCEQKSVNGFSDDYTENNDDGIPLIEKKVLPISTSPEPDSARYSSSSHRSAIDQVRRRIQLRNKDRLDTSHFSPMDTSTERSYHTDVGGVKAPNLPRGVIHFKCSIDKVLSATELQISPKLSEFTKHDIGLTQETSALIKRAKRLYPVVLDAVCLARYTQDNEWYRAIIKELHQSSQQATVFYIDFHDTEMVPFTDLKSIPKELFMFPRRTFRVNLHGIRINTNFNETAVRHSLQTCLCKYPEVFVRVHYPPNYHDNSNDDSSEESMFVSKKEFQLLEVDIFEDEYTSNLLYKPLIDSKMFLLK, encoded by the exons ATGGTGATGGTGCAGATACTCCATGTGCAACATCCCCAGGATTTTCATGTAATGTGGCACAAAGATGGAGAAAAATACGAAGCCAAACAAACCGAGCTTCAGCATGTCATGAATGGCATGAGTCTCGCCAATCTGGAGCCCATCTATATGGGTAGATTGCATATGGCTTGCGTTCTGCAGTGGGAAGGTCAATGGCATCGTGCTCGCATCGAGGAAATGCTGCCGGATG GTTATGTCGTGGTTCGTTTTGTGGACAGCGGTATAAAACAGAAGCTATACTGGGATATGCTGCTTATGCTGCCGAAAGAGCTCTGGCATCCTGAGTTTGCCATCAAATGTTGCCTGGCCGATGTCGAACCACTCCAGAAACATAGTTATGCTTGGACAAAGGCAGGAATCGACGCATTTAAACAGCTGACTTCCAATCCTAAGCTGATTATGGAAGTGATCTCTGTGCGTGACAATGTAGCTCATGTTGCGTTGCAGTTCACATGCTCTGGCCGCGACAACACGAATGTGGCTGCATTGCTGGTGGCACAAGGGCATTGTTTGTCTAATGGCGAAAGTAGTAAGGTTAGAGAACTGACGGTTGTCAATCAACCGCCTATCGATGCGGATACACGCAAATTGATAGAGTTGACCAAGAAAGAGTTTAAAGATGTGGAGCAACCTAAGCCTGATGACAAGCTGGCACCAACAATTCAACGTAGCGAAATTGAGGTGCTTCACGTTGTAAGTCCCAGTGAATTCTACGTCAACTTGAAGCAATTTATGATCGGCTTAGCCGAGTTGAAAAAGTCCGTACAGAATGCAGCCGTTGCCATGAATGAGACGGAAGGGCACTCGCTTCAAACTGACTGGGAGCCAGGCAACATGTGTTACATCTGGGTTAAGGCCAAGGCGGACATGAATGTATTCTGGCATCGTGGTAAAATTATCAGCGTGGCCGATGAAACCGATGTCGAGGATAAATACAATGTTCAACTGTGCGATATTGGCGAACTGGTCGAAATGGTACCTGCCTCCAGCTTATTGCCAATTGATGATGCTATGGCGCTTATCGCAAACGGCGCATTGCGTTGCCAACTGTACGGCATTAGTGCAAAGGATGGGGCTTGGTCACCAAAGGCGATTCAATTCTTTAAGGCCCAGTTGGTCGCATATGATTTGCTGTATGTGACAGGCCATGGCCGTGATGGCGACTGTGCGAATGTCAATTTATGGGGTTCATTCATCGTGATCTCTGGTCCCTTTTCTCCAGAGCGCACTACATTCGTTAGCATTAATGAAGAACTGGTCAAGAACGGATGGGCCGTTAAGGATGGCAACAAACATTACGATCTGCCAGAACACTTTGCTTCACTAAACACAATAACAATGATGGATACAAATAACTTTGACGATGACGAGGTCTTGGTGGACCTGGAAAAAGTGGACAGACTAAATG CTGTGACACCTGTAATGTTTGGAACACTTCCGGATCAATCTTTCGACTACAGTGATGAAATGCCTCCACTTCAACTGTTGGAAAATTTCAATGATAAGACACCCACCACAGGTTGCAATGAAGCGCCTTTGGCATGGCGAACGCCGCGTGATTGCAAGAAAAGTATCTTTACGGCGCTGCCCACGTACGTCAATTACCAATGTGAGATCTATCTGAGTCTGAGTACTGATAAGCCATTTAATAAGCATATGTGCGAGTTGCTAGCGGTACACTTCAGTCTTGAGTTCCAGAACCAAGTGCCAGGTACTTATGTGGTGGGACAACCGGTGGTGGTCAGGTATCATTTGGACCAGAAATTCTATCGCGGCATTGTGCAGAGCAAGATCAGCTCAAAGGGCGAGTATCGTGTCTACTATGTGGACTATGGGAATGTGGAGAAAACGCTGCCTGCAGATATGATTCCCTTTGCACCGTTTCCGCATTTGAATGCTATGTGCTTTCGCATTGCCCTCGATGGTATGCGACCCAAAGAGCATAAGTATGATCTAAATACAATGGATGTGCTGCACAATGCTGTAGTTATGAAATTGTGCAGTATTCGCGTTATGGAATCTAAAGCGCCAAATGGATTGCCACTGTGTCAAGTCAAGGTGGACAACGAAGATGTTGTCACCATGATGGTATCGAATGGCTGGGTCTTGCGTAAAACATCACATGATAAGCAAGAAGTTGCACTGCCTCGTCCCAAAATGCTCGAGAGTTTCAAAATGTTCGATGAGCTACAACAATTGGGTGAAGTGAACAACAATACGACTGTACAACCGCCTCCAGCGAAGAAGAAATACACAATGCAAAACCAACAGatgcaacattttgaatgcGATGAGGATTTCGATTGCAAAGAAGAAGCGctacaacaattgcaaatgagCATCAATTGCGAACAAAAGTCCGTCAATGGTTTCTCAGATGACTATACTGAGAACAATGATGATGGCATTCCGCTTATCGAAAAGAAAGTTCTCCCTATCTCTACGAGTCCTGAGCCAGATTCAGCCAGATATTCGTCATCATCACATAGATCAGCCATAGATCAGGTTCGACGTCGCATTCAATTGCGTAACAAG GATCGGCTGGATACCTCCCATTTCTCACCAATGGACACTTCTACGGAGCGTTCTTATCACACTGATGTCGGCGGCGTGAAGGCACCCAATTTGCCACGAGGCGTCATACACTTTAAATGCAGCATCGATAAGGTACTATCAGCCACAGAATTGCAGATATCCCCTAAGTTATCCGAGTTTACGAAGCACGACATTGGGTTGACCCAGGAGACAAGCGCATTAATCAAGAGAGCCAAACGACTGTATCCTGTGGTTTTGGATGCTGTATGCCTAGCACGCTATACTCAGGACAACGAATGGTATCGTGCCATTATCAAAGAACTACATCAATCCTCGCAGCAGGCAACagttttttatattgatttcCATGACACCGAAATGGTACCATTCACTGATCTCAAATCTATCCCGAAAGAGCTATTTATGTTTCCGCGTCGCACCTTCCGCGTAAATTTGCACGGCATCCGAATTAATACGAATTTCAACGAGACCGCCGTGCGCCATTCACTTCAAACTTGTCTCTGCAAATATCCCGAGGTCTTCGTTCGGGTCCACTACCCACCTAATTACCACGATAACAGCAATGATGACTCTAGCGAAGAATCTATGTTTGTCTCCAAAAAAGAATTTCAGCTTCTTGAGGTCGATATCTTTGAGGATGAGTACACATCAAATTTACTCTATAAGCCATTAATTGACAGTAAAATGTTCTTATTGAAGTAG
- the LOC133839604 gene encoding uncharacterized protein LOC133839604, with translation MVDNSVQCPVCTLYLHAGMNLSDHLETHPKEQVIKALVQMTIVGNSPMGSTLAAAAALATAGSGGSSSSNTSQQQQQTAVASSDGSASSAALDADVKPAVAPIAAAPVPPTAVVAVAPTTTAPALQSATAASTALKSTAPKTASLLANAMASSSSSNGSSSSNSNNNKLSNPPIKAVKSAPPSTEASATTSSNTPTINSVAAAYPPSLTSDYRYDQQHQQQQPQQQQPQQQQHQQTTPTATLHGFPRGATTMLVIPQAAAQHQHHFLATQPAHFAHQQQQQQSPMKYTYATTTLPPPPPPLQLFAQQPTTSQSHQKPPPAHGAAISQIRSQHNQNKQQQQLQQHQQQPQQQQQQHISVQHNVNLAPPSGKHSKTHTEIFLNPPPPPPPQSATMPTSSSSSCASSRLQHPQQHQHQHQQSLQIGNSSIVAINCSSVASNLMPTSSSGRASSRQSTNSPFGALLNAAAQAASSSPASSSASVLRYAESPVAHYLERENGDFIVQETPKHIVECVEKDDGEFSVIERIYQSPPSVLHIHDDDEEEEDQSWANSEDEDVKVAHNHVEDGDDEREDSRSRVGGIKSTTRKSRKTKAGNRIHKRASKHQLAAEEEEEFMSVGSSENEELEEDDQQHHHHHHHQQSPSSAAAQVALSSPPQLCTAPSTSSGTSSGSSGIVNSTSSGTVKSKKNRVTVLSDVPLNMNEYLDLVGNIVASSRIGASRPFVAVAPLPLVKVEKEEPLDEYDSVPSEIQAMEQKPSLENAAGSSSSSNSSSNNGHGTTSVIRMASTSTSSSSSNVPADDLTQPPPMKVEVEPTMLLPQRFSAPAQQRGPKKLVIKPKATTTATATTTSSSSRSSNCVESLSISKTSAELVQIKSETVEQPSTSSGGSILEKHLTTSYSGQQSRKHSAVNDDDARVLLEFANSKQLPLASVTNPTTFVVNAASFASAGSVFASNTQQSQQKPGEEYILPDDNKVEVDEIVISSSSSFASSTQQQQQQQHQQHHQQPHHQHAAATVQAAHSTLQQTQPPNFNDFNFLYHQNATPTTAASSSFVPFGLQQQQHQQPPHGSSDATNAATLASSSSNSSAMDHDSSMNASFRVAKTQSSLNGWYQPQQQHQQAHHHNHQQQQQQQQPQPTTSQNVEQSSNFIAALAAVDCCSVAMDSDASDAKYLDLDTCKREQLSNSNSHLPSASASTSTTSSSFAAAATESSLVGGLGLNIRTDEKMPAKGEISEQESNCDIENSWSQSMYGDISQRYFRSQFADGYNQQLTDWRQDYYNAQDPSGQQQQREHKRFDFNAVASEYAQPDELDASSSSARSNQLLDAQPTTSTSSSAMLAGPPIASTSRAAAEAEAVAAALQRKGQRRKIYRCPHCVAIFEKLKERNAHMIGEHNYVRQNRRLICTQAMVNGAMLAQPQAEHQEQAQQQQLLLQPGGSDALHEDSKDGIVKIKQEHCQDKPDSTDQQMLDQLEMPDVKDAGLLGVNSENARDADVKPSTTVTDLKPTMPPLSMTTPAAKLAAIYRMLISYNESKLGQDHHNLSELEQKAMEKSIFLCYVCRTDFPSVKLYDAHLTEHPAECFTCGKKFYRWKNFSLHLKRHLGWKEFGCYVCDKKFVVRSALVEHMRMHTGQTPLKCKICGKKFKRYSNLTQHRKRHTKMTVRKKEYVCHCGEVLPSKARFLWHKETHDLKPKCCPYCCDRFVHANSLRRHIRLAHSDKFDYAEPMECPMCKQIFAKTSIKAHMATHSTDPQYDCAICNKSFSTKWNLKIHSWVHANRTAKPFKCEHCPKAFVRELDFKNHMNAHKQIKPYTCEYCGCKFIRKYNYMRHRREHHGNKKFTCDQCDKTFHRHYYLIEHRRIHTGERPFHCTICGKSSTTKTNHNKHLKIHHSRDPFTVEV, from the exons atggtgGACAACAGCGTGCAGTGTCCCGTGTGCACTTTGTACCTGCATGCGGGCATGAATCTCTCGGATCATTTGGAGACACATCCCAAGGAGCAGGTGATCAAGGCATTAGTGCAAATGACAATCGTTGGCAACAGCCCAATGGGCAGCACtctggcagcggcagctgcacTCGCCACTGCCGGCAgtggtggcagcagcagcagcaacaccagtcagcagcagcagcagactgCGGTGGCATCGTCAGACGGTTCCGCCTCCTCGGCAGCGCTCGATGCTGATGTGAAACCAGCTGTGGCACCAATAGCAGCAGCTCCAGTGCCACCAACAGCTGTAGTAGCAgtagcaccaacaacaacagcacctgCATTGCAATCTGcgacagcagcatcaacagcattAAAATCAACAGCACCGAAAACTGCGTCATTGCTGGCAAATGCAATGGCCagtagcagcagtagcaacggCTCCTctagcagcaacagtaacaataacaaattgagCAATCCACCGATTAAGGCAGTCAAAAGCGCGCCACCCTCGACTGAGGCGTCAGCCACCACATCCAGCAACACACCCACCATAAACAGCGTGGCCGCTGCCTATCCGCCATCGTTGACTTCTGATTATCGCTACgatcagcaacatcagcagcagcaaccacaacaacaacagccccaacagcagcaacatcaacagacgacgccaacagcaacacttCATGGGTTTCCACGTGGTGCAACCACAATGTTGGTGATACCGCAGGCTGCAGCACAGCACCAGCATCACTTCCTGGCCACGCAGCCCGCACATTTTgcccatcagcagcagcaacagcagtcacCTATGAAGTACACGTATGCAACCACCACGCTGCCGCCTCCCCCACCACCGCTACAG cTTTTTGCCCAGCAGCCGACGACGTCACAGTCGCATCAGAAGCCACCGCCCGCTCATGGCGCCGCCATCAGTCAAATTCGATCTCAGCACAAccaaaacaagcaacaacaacaactccagcagcatcaacagcaaccgcagcagcagcaacagcaacatataAGCGTACAACATAATGTAAACCTAGCACCACCGAGTGGGAAGCACAGCAAAACCCACACGGAGATCTTTCTGAATCCtccgccaccaccaccgccacaGTCCGCAACGATGCCGACTTCATCGTCGAGCTCCTGCGCATCCTCCAGACTGCAACATccacaacagcatcaacatcaacaccaGCAATCACTTCAAATTGGGAATAGCAGTATTGTTGCAATCAACTGCTCCAGCGTCGCGTCGAACCTAATGCCAACATCGTCCAGTGGACGAGCCAGCAGTCGCCAATCGACCAATTCGCCATTTGGTGCACTGCTTAATGCAGCCGCGCAAGCTGCCAGCTCATCGCCCGCCTCCTCCAGCGCTTCGGTGCTGCGTTACGCTGAATCGCCGGTTGCTCACTATTTGGAACGAGAGAATGGTGATTTTATTGTGCAGGAGACGCCCAAACACATTGTCGAATGTGTCGAGAAAGATGACGGCGAGTTTTCAGTGATAGAGAGGATCTATCAGTCGCCACCCAGCGTCTTGCACAtacacgatgatgatgaagaagaggAGGATCAGAG CTGGGCAAACAGCGAAGATGAAGATGTCAAGGTGGCGCATAATCATGTCGAGGATGGCGACGATGAACGTGAGGACAGTCGCAGCCGAGTTGGTGGCATTAAATCGACAACGAGAAAGTcacgcaaaacaaaagccgGCAACAGAATCCACAAACGTGCGTCTAAACATCAGTTGGCTGCCGAAGAGGAGGAAGAGTTCATGAGCGTCGGCAGCAGTGAGAACGAAGAGCTGGAGGAGGACgatcagcagcatcatcatcaccaccaTCATCAGCAATCGCCATCTTCAGCTGCTGCGCAGGTGGCTTTATCTTCGCCTCCGCAGCTTTGCACGGCCCCATCGACTAGCAGCGGAACCTCTTCAGGGTCCTCCGGCATTGTCAATTCTACATCCAGCGGCACTGTAAAGTCCAAAAAGAATCGTGTTACTGTGCTAAGCGATGTGCCTCTCAATATGAACGAATATTTGGATCTAGTAGGCAATATTGTGGCTTCAAGTCGCATCGGTGCCTCGCGTCCATTTGTCGCTGTTGCGCCCCTCCCGCTGGTCAAGGTGGAAAAGGAGGAGCCGCTGGATGAGTACGACAGTGTTCCGAGTGAGATACAAGCGATGGAACAGAAGCCCAGCTTGGAAAATGCCGCtggcagcagtagcagcagcaacagcagtagcaacaatgGACACGGCACCACCAGCGTCATACGCATGGCGAGCACaagcaccagcagcagtagtAGCAATGTTCCGGCCGATGATCTCACACAGCCGCCGCCAATGAAAGTTGAGGTGGAGCCAACGATGCTGTTGCCGCAACGTTTCTCGGCACCGGCACAGCAGCGTGGTCCCAAAAAGTTAGTCATCAAACCAAAGGccacaacaacggcaacggcgaccACAAC cagcagcagcagcagaagtagcAACTGCGTCGAATCTCTCAGCATATCAAAAACATCGGCAGAATTGGTACAGATCAAAAGCGAGACTGTGGAACAACCATCTACATCGAGTGGTGGCAGCATCTTAGAGAAGCATCTGACCACCAGCTATAGTGGGCAACAATCACGCAAACACTCCGCAGTCAACGATGACGATGCACGCGTCCTTCTCGAGTTTGCCAACTCAAAACAGTTGCCCTTGGCGAGTGTCACCAATCCCACCACATTTGTGGTGAATGCAGCAAGCTTTGCGTCGGCCGGATCTGTGTTTGCCAGCAACAcgcagcagtcgcagcagaAGCCCGGTGAAGAATATATACTGCCTGATGACAACAAAGTGGAAGTGGATGAAATTGTGATATCCTCCTCGTCTTCCTTTGCCTCCTCcactcaacagcagcagcaacaacaacatcaacagcatcacCAGCAACCGCATCATCAACACGCAGCTGCGACAGTGCAGGCAGCGCATTCGACATTGCAGCAGACACAGCCGccaaattttaatgatttcaaCTTTTTGTACCACCAAAatgcaacaccaacaacggCAGCTTCCTCCAGCTTTGTACCCTTTGgtctgcagcaacagcaacatcagcagccacCACATGGCTCCAGTGATGCGACCAATGCAGCAACGCTCGCCTCATCCTCCAGTAACTCATCAGCAATGGATCACGACTCGTCCATGAATGCATCGTTCCGCGTGGCCAAAACACAATCATCGCTAAATGGCTGGTatcaaccacagcagcaacatcaacaggcgcatcatcataatcaccagcagcagcaacaacagcagcaaccacagccaACAACATCTCAGAATGTGGAGCAGTCAAGCAATTTTATTGCTGCTTTGGCGGCTGTCGATTGTTGCAGTGTGGCGATGGACAGTGATGCGAGCGATGCAAAGTATTTGGATCTGGATACATGTAAGCGGGAACAGTTAAGCAATAGCAACAGTCACTTGCCCTCTGCCTCAGCATCCACATCGACAACATCGTCTTCATTTGCGGCTGCTGCCACAGAGAGCAGCCTTGTTGGTGGCTTGGGTTTGAATATACGCACGGATGAGAAGATGCCTGCGAAAGGAGAAATTTCCGAGCAGGAGAGCAATTGCGACATTGAGAACTCTTGGAGTCAATCG ATGTATGGCGACATATCACAGCGGTACTTTAGAAGCCAATTTGCGGATGGTTACAATCAACAGCTGACCGATTGGCGTCAGGACTATTATAATGCACAGGATCCCAgtggccaacagcagcagcgtgaaCACAAAAG ATTTGATTTTAATGCGGTGGCATCCGAGTATGCGCAGCCGGATGAGCTGGACGCTTCCTCGAGCTCGGCACGCAGTAATCAATTGCTGGATGCACAGCCCACTACCTCGACGTCATCATCGGCTATGCTGGCTGGTCCACCAATAGCTTCGACATCGAGAGCTGCCGCCGAGGCAGAGGCAGTTGCAGCCGCCCTGCAGCGGAAGGGTCAACGTCGCAAGATCTACAGATGTCCACACTGTGTGGCAATCTTCGAGAAGCTCAAGGAACGCAACGCCCATATGATTGGAGAGCATAACTATGTCCGGCAGAACCGTCGACTCATCTGCACTCAGGCCATGGTCAATGGTGCTATGCTGGCACAGCCCCAGGCTGAACACCAAGAGCaagcccagcagcagcaactgttgctgcagccAGGTGGCAGCGATGCTCTTCACGAAGATTCTAAGGATGGTATTGTAAAGATTAAGCAGGAGCACTGTCAGGACAAACCAGATTCAACTGACCAGCAGATGCTTGATCAATTGGAAATGCCCGATGTTAAAGATGCCGGTCTATTAGGTGTTAATAGTGAGAACGCTCGCGATGCGGACGTAAAGCCTTCCACGACCGTAACGGATCTGAAGCCGACCATGCCACCGCTGAGTATGACAACACCAGCTGCCAAATTGGCAGCTATTTATCGCATGCTTATTTCCTACAATGAGTCGAAGCTTGGCCAGGACCATCATAACCTCAGCGAGCTGGAACAAAAGGCCATGGAGAAATCCATATTTCTATGCTACGTGTGCCGCACCGACTTCCCCTCGGTGAAGCTGTACGATGCCCACTTAACTGAGCATCCCGCCGAATGCTTTACGTGTGGGAAAAAATTCTATCGTTGGAAGAATTTCTCATTGCATCTGAAGCGTCATCTTGGCTGGAAGGAATTCGGTTGCTATGTCTGCGATAAGAAATTTGTGGTGCGCAGTGCTCTTGTGGAGCATATGCGCATGCATACCGGCCAAACTCCCTTGAAGTGCAAAATATGCGG AAAAAAGTTCAAACGTTATTCCAACTTGACTCAACATCGAAAGCGTCATACCAAAATGACAGTAAGGAAAAAGGAATATGTGTGTCATTGTGGCGAGGTCTTGCCATCAAAGGCACGCTTCTTGTGGCATAAAGAAACGCACGACTTGAAACCAAAATGCTGTCCGTATTGCTGTGATCGTTTTGTGCACGCCAATTCATTGCGTCGTCACATTCGGCTAGCTCATTCGGACAAATTTGATTATGCTGAGCCCATGGAATGCCCCATgtgcaaacaaatatttgcgaaAACGTCCATTAAGGCACACATGGCAACGCACTCAACGGATCCACAATACGATTGCGCCATCTGCAACAAGAGCTTCTCCACCAAATGGAATCTCAAGATACATTCGTGGGTGCACGCCAATCGCACTGCCAAGCCGTTCAAGTGCGAGCACTGCCCCAAAGCCTTTGTACGCGAACTGGACTTTAAAAATCACATGAATGCGCACAAACAGATTAAGCCCTACACATGTGAGTATTGTGGTTGTAAGTTCATACGGAAATACAATTATATGAGGCATCGGCGAGAGCATCATGGCAACAAGAAGTTCACCTGCGATCAGTGCGATAAGACTTTCCATAGGCACTACTATTTGATAGAGCATCGACGAATTCACACGGGTGAGCGTCCTTTCCATTGCACCATCTGCGGTAAAAGCTCTACAACGAAGACCAATCACAATAAGCATCTGAAGATACATCATTCGCGAGATCCCTTTACCGTGGAGGTCTAA
- the LOC133839609 gene encoding cleavage stimulation factor subunit 2 tau variant, which yields MADKAQEQSIMDKSMRSVFVGNIPYEATEEKLKEIFSEVGPVLSLKLVFDRESGKPKGFGFCEYKDQETALSAMRNLNGYEIGGRTLRVDNACTEKSRMEMQQLLQGPQVENPYGEPCDPDEAPELITKTVASLPPEQMYELMKQMKLCIVSNPSEARQMLMLNPQLAYALLQAMVVMRIVDPQQALGMLFKANQMPPVLGGNPQQQPPQPTQQQQQQPQQLPPQAAGQMQMPVGGPNFNNMHSNDIDLRMVPGPGPVNMDPRMLARNMDQDMRQVPGPMPNPVPPPLMDPRTRAQMQPQQQQGPPAASMPYPSDPRQRPMDPRLRGAMPPGPGPVQQPVQQQQPPPQQVPPVTQQQQSAALQLQSRLGAHGVLPSDASDQEKAALIMQVLQLSDDQIAQLPPEQRASILVLKEQIAKTRTAR from the exons ATGGCGGATAAAGCTCAAGAACAGAGTATCATGGACAAGTCCATGCGTTCAGTATTTGTGGGCAACATACCATACGAGGCCACCGAGGAGAAGCTGAAGGAAATTTTCAGTGAAGTCGGCCCGGTTTTGTCGCTTAA ACTGGTGTTTGATCGGGAGAGTGGCAAGCCAAAGGGTTTTGGCTTCTGCGAGTACAAGGATCAGGAGACAGCGCTCAGCGCTATGCGAAATCTCAATGGCTACGAAATCGGCGGACGCACTTTGCGTGTGGATAATGCTTGTACAGAGAAGTCACGCATGGAgatgcaacagctgctgcaggGTCCGCAGGTGGAGAATCCCTATGGCGAACCCTGCGATCCCGACGAAGCACCTGAGTTGATAACCAAGACGGTTGCTTCTCTGCCGCCCGAGCAAATGTACGAGTTGATGAAGCAAATGAAACTGTGCATAGTTAGCAATCCTTCGGAGGCACGTCAAATGCTTATGCTGAATCCTCAGTTGGCCTATGCGCTACTCCAGGCAATGGTTGTGATGCGCATCGTTGATCCGCAGCAGGCGCTGGGCATGCTCTTCAAAGCCAATCAAATGCCGCCTGTGCTCGGTGGGAatccgcagcagcagccgccacagccaactcagcagcagcaacagcagccacagcagttGCCACCACAAGCAGCTGGTCAGATGCAGATGCCCGTTGGTGGTCCCAACTTTAATAATATGCATTCAAACGACATCGATTTACGCATGGTGCCGGGCCCAGGACCCGTAAATATGGATCCTCGCATGCTAGCACGCAATATGGATCAGGATATGCGTCAGGTGCCGGGCCCTATGCCCAATCCCGTGCCGCCTCCGCTGATGGATCCGCGCACACGCGCTCAAATGCaaccccagcagcagcaaggacCGCCAGCTGCTTCGATGCCGTATCCAAGCGATCCACGACAACGTCCCATGGATCCACGTCTGCGTGGCGCTATGCCACCTGGACCAGGACCAGTTCAACAGCcggtgcaacagcagcagccgccaccACAACAGGTGCCGCCTgtaacacaacaacagcaatctgCTGCATTGCAGCTGCAGAGCCGTTTGGGTGCTCATGGAGTGCTGCCGTCGGATGCATCGGATCAGGAAAAGGCAGCGCTCATTATGCAGGTACTGCAGTTGTCCGACGATCAGATTGCACAGCTGCCGCCAGAGCAACGTGCCAGCATTTTGGTGCTGAAGGAGCAAATTGCCAAAACTAGGACAGCACGTTAA